The Rhinoderma darwinii isolate aRhiDar2 chromosome 11, aRhiDar2.hap1, whole genome shotgun sequence genome window below encodes:
- the LOC142662994 gene encoding histone H2B 1.2-like — protein MLEPAKSAPVPKKGSKKAVTKTPKKDGKKRRKSRKESYTIYVYKVLKQVHPDTGMSSKAMGIMNSFVNDIFERIAGAASRLAHYNKRSTITSREIQTAVRLLLPGELAKHAVSEGTKAVTKYTSAK, from the coding sequence ATGCTTGAGCCCGCCAAGTCTGCCCCAGTGCCCAAGAAGGGCTCCAAGAAAGCCGTGACCAAGACACCCAAGAAGGACGGCAAGAAGCGGAGAAAGAGCAGGAAGGAGAGCTACACCATTTACGTGTACAAGGTGCTCAAGCAGGTCCACCCGGACACCGGCATGTCGTCCAAGGCCATGGGCATCATGAACtccttcgtcaatgacatctttgaGCGCATCGCAGGGGCAGCCTCCCGCCTGGCTCACTACAACAAGCGCTCCACCATCACCTCCCGGGAGATCCAGACTGCCGTGCGCCTGCTGCTGCCTGGAGAGCTGGCCAAGCACGCCGTGTCCGAGGGCACCAAGGCCGTCACCAAGTACACCAGCGCCAAGTAA